The genome window TCAATACAAAGGACTCGAAGAATTGAGCCAGAAGTACAGCGCGGCTGGACTCCGGGTTTTAGGATTTCCCTGCAACGACTTCGGAGCTCAAGAACCCGGAAGTAATCCAGAAATCGTCAATTTCTGTACTACAAAATACGGCGTCACCTTTGAATTATTTGACAAAGTACGCGCTAAAGGTACTCAGCAGCACCCGCTGTACGCTAAACTTACGAATGCAGTCGATCCCAAGGGTGAGGTTTCGTGGAATTTTGAGAAATTCTTAGTTAGCAAACAGGGTGAAGTGGTTGCTAGATTCCGCAGCAGTGTTGGCCCCGATTCGCCCGAACTGATTGCTGCTATCGAGCGAGAATTGGCAAAATAAGAAGTTCGGCAACTAAGCAGTGTACAGGACTTAACGGATTTAACGGATGGATGTTTAGGGAAGAGGGAAGAAATTAATCAGCTTTTTTTTCAATAAGTTGAAAGCTATTTTTTTTCTATCTTCCCCATTGTTGGCAAGCACTCAACCCTGAACGAATACCGATGATTGTATTTAATTGGAGAACGGTTTAATTTAATGGAAAATACATCGGGATTAGATTTAGTGGTAGGTTTACTTGCCTTAGCAATTCTGGCAGGTGGTCTGGTCATGCTATTTGTAGGTATGGCATCGTTTCCTAAAGAAAAATAATACTAATCGATATGAGATGCGATCGCACGACCCGAATTAAAGTCTTTGTAGTGAGGTCTGAAGTCCTCCTAGAAATCGGAGGGTTCTAGCCCTGATTGCCCACTGAAAATGCTTATTTTACAGCAGACGATCTGAATCAATCAAACTGCTTTCAATTTTAACATTCGGAATTGACAATCATGCAAACTACCGAAAACAACGTCAAAATTGCCCTCGCGCCGGGGAATTTGCGCCGCGTTCACCATATCGCTTTAAACGTGCGGGATATGAAAGCTTCCCGTCACTTCTACGGTACAATTCTCGGGCTGCACGAACTAACAGGTGCAGAAATTCCCGCAAGTTTAACAGAAATGGTGGCCGCTGGTAAAGTCGCTAATTTCGTTACCCCAGACGGTACTGTTATTGACTTATTTTGGCAGCCCGACTTAGAACCGCCAAACCCAGACCCGGAGAAAGCTTTTACCCGCGCCAACCACTTAGCCTTCGATATCGATCCGGATTTGTTCGATCGCGCTCTGGAAGTGCTAAAGTCAAATCAAATTGCGATCGATAGCGGCCCCGTCACTCGCGCTACAGGGCGCGGCATTTACTTTTACGATCCTGATGGATTTATCATCGAAATCCGTTGTGATGCAGTTTAAACAGTCGCTATCGGGTTCTCGGTAGTCTGCCTGCACCCTACATTTACTCTTTCGATCGCGGTGTTCCGCAAACATCCTACCTTGAGAGTTGTTTTATTTTCCGTCTTGGCTAATAGATTGCTTCGGCCAAGTAAACCGAAAAGTTGCTCCCTCACCTTCGGCAGATTCTAGGGAAATACTGCCCCCTTGACCTTCGACAATTTTTTTCACCAGCGACAAACCAATCCCAGTATTTTCAACTTTATCGCGAGCTTCCAAGGTCTGAAAAATTACAAAAACTTTATCGTGATATTGAGGAGCAATCCCCGGCCCGTCATCCTCTACAGAAAACTCGTAAAAATCATCTAACTCTTTAACCGAGATTTTTAAATGACCCGATTCAGATCGGTTGTGCTTAATTGCGTTGCTAATTAAATTAGAAAAAACCTGCTGCAACAGCAATCTTTCTGTCACAAAAGTTGGCATTCCCGGTTCAACTTTCACCTCAAATCCATACGGCGGCGCCAACGAATCAATAATTTCGGCTAATAAATTCTCAACTTTTACCATTTCTGAAGGCACTTGAATCCGTCCGACGCGGGAATATTGCAGCAGTCCTTCAATCAAAGCTTCCATCCTGTGAACTCTGCCGCGCAGCAGGTTCATTTGGTGCAGAGTATCCTCTGTCATCGACTCGCTGAGGTCTTCTTCTATCCAACTGCTGAGATTGGCGATCGCCCTGAGCGGCGCTTTCAAATCGTGAGAAACTACATAAGCAAACTGGTCTAATTCTTGATTCCGCTTTCTTAAAACATTCGTCGTTTGAGCCAGATTTTGGGCTGTCCACCTCAATTCTTCAGCGCGCAACCGCAGCGATTCCTCTGCTTGTTTGCGATCCCTAATATCTTCAACCACACTCATCAGAAATTGACTGCCATCTTGTTCTCGCAGCAGCGAAACCGTCAAGTTTGCCCACACCAACTCTCCGTCTTTGCGGATGTAGCGCTTTTCCAGAGAGAAATTTTCAATTTCTGCTGCTAACAATTGGCGCAAAAGTTCCAGTTCGCTTGCCAAATCTCCATGCCAAGTAATCTCCTGAAATCTTTTCTCCAGCAATTCTTGCCGGCTGTAGCCCAAAATTTCGCAAAGTTTTTGATTGACTAACAGAAATTTGCCTTCCACAGTCGCTTGAACCATGCCGACTGCCGCCTGCTCAAAAGTAGCGCGAAACCGCTGCGCGCTTTGGGCTAAAGCAATTTCTGAGCGTTTGCGATCGCTAATATCGTTGCTGATTTCCAAAATAGCGACTGGCCGATCTCGATCGTCGTACTGCAAAGTCCACCGGCTTGCCACCGTTATTTTTGTGCCGTCTTTCTTAGTTCGCACCAGTTCTCCTTGCCAAGAACCCTTCTCTAAAAATACTTTTTGAATTACCTCAAAAGGTTGGATCCATTCTGTTTGTAAAAGCTGGTGAATATTTTTTCCTATTGCTTGCGACTTCCGCCACCCGTAGAGCCACTTCGCCCCCAAATTCCAATAAGAAATTGCCCCATTCAAGTCTAGTACCGCGATCGTATCGTTGGCCAAATCCAGAATTTGTGCTTGCTTTCGCAGAGTTTCCTCGGCTTGTTTTCGTCCTCTGGCATCGCGGCAAATCGCAATAAACAAGTGTTGATTTGCCAGACGCATTTCGCTGACAGCTAACTCCATCGGAAACTTCGTTCCGTCCTGTCGAAGTCCAACTGTTTCTTGCTGGTAAGTCTTCAGGGTAGTATCTGGATGTAACACAAAATATTCGACCGAATAATCCCCCACGCTGCTGTGCGGCTGCGGTTGAGCGATCAGCCCCCGCAAGTTAGAGCCAATTATTCGATCGGCTTTCTCGCCAAAAATCTTTTCTGCTGCCCTATTAAAAGACTCAATATTTCCCCGTGCGTCCAAAGTAATAATACCGTCAGCCGCATTGTCTACCACAGCTTGAATCCGGCTTTTACTTTCTTCCAAGCCAGCTTCCCGCTTCCTCAATTCCTTCTCTAAACTATCAAATAAATACCAGGAAGCCCCTGCACCCAAACAGCCGGAAAGCAAACCCGCAAATTGCACAAAATTAATGAAATCTACCAACTGCCCTACTTGCCGATCTACACTTTTCTGGTAGGCTTCGACGGCATCAGAAAAGGCATTAATTTTTGCGCGCAGCTTATCCATGTTTAATTTGCCTCGAGCAAACACCTGAATTATTTCCGGCGACTGCATCCTTGTTCCCGAACTGTCCAGCTTATTCAAAGTGTTTTGCAATAAATTTATTTGCTGTTCGGTACTTTTTTTAATTTCTTCAAATCCCTGAGGTTGCAGTTTGCTTTCTTGAACCAATACTTGGAGTTTAGCCAGCAGCGGAGGCAAACTCTTCTTGGCTTCTAAGTAGGGTGAGAGAAATTCGCGGCGCTTTGTCAACCCATAACCCCTAACGCTCGTTTCCG of Oscillatoria nigro-viridis PCC 7112 contains these proteins:
- a CDS encoding glutathione peroxidase — protein: MPSTISDIKVTTIAGEDKQLGEYAGKVLLIVNVASKCGYTPQYKGLEELSQKYSAAGLRVLGFPCNDFGAQEPGSNPEIVNFCTTKYGVTFELFDKVRAKGTQQHPLYAKLTNAVDPKGEVSWNFEKFLVSKQGEVVARFRSSVGPDSPELIAAIERELAK
- a CDS encoding VOC family protein, translated to MQTTENNVKIALAPGNLRRVHHIALNVRDMKASRHFYGTILGLHELTGAEIPASLTEMVAAGKVANFVTPDGTVIDLFWQPDLEPPNPDPEKAFTRANHLAFDIDPDLFDRALEVLKSNQIAIDSGPVTRATGRGIYFYDPDGFIIEIRCDAV
- a CDS encoding PAS domain S-box protein, with amino-acid sequence MKYLLDGCLHFVWTDRPIRQRGTVIIAIPMILLFGSLVAIAALRDSALQIRKRADTNKAILQETNRLITLVVDAETSVRGYGLTKRREFLSPYLEAKKSLPPLLAKLQVLVQESKLQPQGFEEIKKSTEQQINLLQNTLNKLDSSGTRMQSPEIIQVFARGKLNMDKLRAKINAFSDAVEAYQKSVDRQVGQLVDFINFVQFAGLLSGCLGAGASWYLFDSLEKELRKREAGLEESKSRIQAVVDNAADGIITLDARGNIESFNRAAEKIFGEKADRIIGSNLRGLIAQPQPHSSVGDYSVEYFVLHPDTTLKTYQQETVGLRQDGTKFPMELAVSEMRLANQHLFIAICRDARGRKQAEETLRKQAQILDLANDTIAVLDLNGAISYWNLGAKWLYGWRKSQAIGKNIHQLLQTEWIQPFEVIQKVFLEKGSWQGELVRTKKDGTKITVASRWTLQYDDRDRPVAILEISNDISDRKRSEIALAQSAQRFRATFEQAAVGMVQATVEGKFLLVNQKLCEILGYSRQELLEKRFQEITWHGDLASELELLRQLLAAEIENFSLEKRYIRKDGELVWANLTVSLLREQDGSQFLMSVVEDIRDRKQAEESLRLRAEELRWTAQNLAQTTNVLRKRNQELDQFAYVVSHDLKAPLRAIANLSSWIEEDLSESMTEDTLHQMNLLRGRVHRMEALIEGLLQYSRVGRIQVPSEMVKVENLLAEIIDSLAPPYGFEVKVEPGMPTFVTERLLLQQVFSNLISNAIKHNRSESGHLKISVKELDDFYEFSVEDDGPGIAPQYHDKVFVIFQTLEARDKVENTGIGLSLVKKIVEGQGGSISLESAEGEGATFRFTWPKQSISQDGK